A DNA window from Panicum virgatum strain AP13 unplaced genomic scaffold, P.virgatum_v5 scaffold_1805, whole genome shotgun sequence contains the following coding sequences:
- the LOC120694028 gene encoding p21-activated protein kinase-interacting protein 1-like, with amino-acid sequence MALVAGSYERFIWGFSLKTLTSPAAATDSSSGTLTLAPLFSYPAHTGPVRCVAAAPRAGLAASGGADDSVCLYDLPTAADLGPLLDPSAAVSALAFYSRGPVPRNLLAACDDGALHLYDADGFALLATLRAFPRHEAAEGLAVHPSGRVALAVGRAGALAMVNLVRGRRSFACRLERPASAVSYAEDKDGGDRFVMAAEEKVTVHDSEDARIIHEMDCSKRVLAMAPAKNGVLYTGGEDRGITAWDLSSGKVSSRIEGAHATRVKGVVVFDTRKDGSELCNLIASASSDGVIRVWDVRTIGNAKPTPLAEANTKARLTCLAGTSLK; translated from the exons ATGGCTCTCGTCGCCGGCTCCTACGAGCGCTTCATCTGGGGCTTCTCCCTCAAGACCCtgacctcgccggccgccgccaccgactcGTCGTCCGGAACCCTCACCCTCGCGCCGCTCTTCTCCTACCCGGCCCACACGGGCCCGGTCCGCTgcgtggccgcggcgccgcgTGCGGGGCTCGCGGcctccggcggcgccgacgactCCGTCTGCCTCTACGacctccccaccgccgccgacctcggCCCGCTCCTCGACCcgtccgccgccgtctccgcgcTCGCCTTCTACTCCCGGGGCCCCGTGCCGCGGAACCTCCTCGCCGCCTGCGACGACGGCGCGCTCCACCTCTACGACGCCGACGGCTTCGCGCTCCTCGCCACGCTCCGCGCGTTCCCCCGCCACGAGGCCGCCGAGGGCCTCGCCGTGCACCCGTCGGGCCGGGTCGCGCTCGCCGTCGGCCGCGCCGGGGCGCTCGCGATGGTCAACCTCGTCCGGGGGCGGCGCAGCTTCGCGTGCCGCCTCGAGCGCCCCGCGTCGGCAGTCTCGTACGCTGAGGACAAGGATGGCGGGGATCGCTTCGTCATGGCCGCCGAGGAGAAGGTGACCGTGCACGACTCCGAGGATGCAAGGATTATTCATGAGATGGACTGCAGCAAGAGGGTGCTCGCCATGGCGCCTGCCAAG AATGGAGTCCTTTACACTGGAGGAGAGGACCGTGGTATCACTGCTTGGGATTTGTCCAGCGGCAAGGTCTCCTCACGCATTGAGGGTGCTCATGCAACTCGTGTAAAAGGGGTTGTTGTTTTTGATACTCGGAAGGATGGGTCAGAGCTCTGCAATCTAATTGCTTCTGCTTCATCCGATGGTGTCATAAGGGTATGGGATGTTCGGACAATTGGGAATGCAAAGCCTACCCCATTGGCAGAGGCTAACACAAAAGCAAGGCTAACCTGTCTTGCCGGGACATCATTGAAAT GA